One Mycolicibacterium parafortuitum DNA segment encodes these proteins:
- a CDS encoding thiolase family protein: MTGVYLSGIGITHFGRHGDTALADLGVAAAHEALADAGIAYDDVGEVFTASALAPPQTGMRVALSLGHTGIPVTATESASAGGLVALRHAVWAVASGRCRIALAVGYEKTTALEPGGVVPAAVGFWDRFPPQTHYAIEAARWLYDAGCGPDVIAAVAAKSHNQARLNPFAARRSEQPVTVDDVLGARSVAEPLTKMMCHASVDGGAAVVVTADRLPRSVSVLAIEQTSWPVDPQWPQEGPVVGPPSQITMTAQRAYRAAGIEPGDVDVVSLHDMCASEEITALIAMGLTDTAGVIELARTGGLANDGLLPTNTDGGCIARGHPIGATGLAQAAEVVRQLRHEAGDRQVRDPRIGLVQAVGGGGSCAAAVLTA; this comes from the coding sequence ATGACCGGGGTCTACCTCAGCGGGATCGGGATCACCCATTTCGGACGGCACGGTGATACCGCACTCGCCGACTTGGGTGTTGCCGCAGCGCACGAGGCGCTGGCCGATGCCGGCATCGCCTACGACGACGTCGGAGAGGTGTTCACCGCGTCGGCACTGGCACCGCCGCAGACGGGAATGCGTGTCGCACTTTCGTTGGGTCACACTGGAATTCCGGTCACGGCCACCGAAAGCGCTTCGGCGGGAGGCTTGGTCGCGCTGCGTCATGCGGTGTGGGCGGTGGCGTCCGGTCGGTGCCGAATCGCGTTGGCCGTCGGATACGAGAAGACCACCGCGCTGGAGCCGGGAGGTGTGGTGCCCGCCGCAGTGGGTTTCTGGGACCGCTTTCCCCCGCAGACGCACTATGCGATCGAGGCGGCACGGTGGTTGTACGACGCCGGATGCGGACCGGACGTCATCGCGGCGGTCGCGGCGAAATCCCATAATCAGGCGAGGCTGAACCCGTTCGCCGCTCGGCGCAGCGAGCAACCGGTCACCGTCGACGACGTACTGGGTGCGCGTTCGGTGGCCGAACCCCTGACGAAGATGATGTGCCACGCCTCGGTGGACGGCGGCGCCGCAGTCGTCGTCACGGCCGATCGGCTGCCCAGATCGGTATCGGTACTGGCGATCGAACAGACCAGCTGGCCGGTGGACCCGCAATGGCCTCAGGAGGGACCCGTCGTGGGCCCACCCTCGCAGATAACGATGACGGCTCAACGCGCGTACCGGGCGGCAGGTATCGAACCCGGTGACGTCGATGTGGTGTCGCTGCACGATATGTGCGCCAGCGAGGAGATCACGGCGTTGATCGCGATGGGATTGACCGACACCGCCGGGGTGATCGAGCTCGCCCGAACCGGAGGGCTCGCCAACGACGGGCTCCTGCCCACCAACACCGACGGTGGTTGCATCGCACGCGGACACCCGATCGGCGCCACCGGCCTGGCCCAGGCCGCCGAGGTGGTGCGCCAGCTACGCCATGAGGCCGGCGACCGGCAGGTCC